One window of the Crassaminicella thermophila genome contains the following:
- a CDS encoding sigma-54 interaction domain-containing protein: MKRELEVILDSTHDAMIAVDNEGIITLFNKAAKKLTKLEGVDVIGKYITDVVANSRLPYILKTGESELNRKQPLGHVSIITNRMPVKDDFGKVIGAVAVFRDITEIKELAEEITNLKEIQSMLQAIFHSTEDAISVVDENGIGVMVNPAYTRLTGLSKEQIIGKICTVDIAQGESIHLKVLKTKKPVKNARLKVGPARKTVLADAAPIIVDGELRGSVAVLHDLTEIKRLTYELDQAKQIIRKLEAKYTFEDIVGEDEQLISAIDRAKRVAVTPATVLLRGESGTGKELFAHAIHNASNRKYRQFVRVNCAAISENLLESELFGYEEGAFTGARKGGRKGLFEQANGGTIFLDEIGEISLSTQAKLLRVLQEKEVVRVGGNRPISIDVRIIAATNLDLERAIKQGKFREDLYYRLNVIPIIIPPLRHHKKDIPLLVKHFINKYNQEYGRFVQTISSDALNILKNLDWPGNIRELENFIGRAMINMKFNEMIIRAKHLATTERKIPKEDIDSYEREDITNKTLEEVVAESEKKYILTVLRNNNYNRTNTAKHLGISIRNLYYKLKKYDIEI; the protein is encoded by the coding sequence ATGAAAAGAGAGTTAGAGGTAATATTAGATTCTACCCATGATGCAATGATAGCAGTTGATAACGAAGGAATAATTACGCTTTTTAATAAGGCTGCTAAAAAGCTTACAAAGCTTGAAGGAGTAGATGTAATCGGAAAATATATAACAGATGTTGTAGCAAATTCAAGGCTTCCATATATACTAAAAACTGGAGAATCTGAATTGAATCGCAAGCAGCCCCTAGGCCATGTATCTATTATTACCAATCGTATGCCTGTAAAAGATGACTTTGGAAAAGTGATAGGAGCTGTTGCAGTATTTCGTGATATTACAGAGATTAAGGAATTAGCTGAAGAAATTACAAATCTAAAAGAAATACAAAGTATGCTTCAAGCAATATTTCATTCAACAGAAGATGCTATATCTGTTGTAGATGAAAATGGGATAGGGGTAATGGTTAACCCAGCTTATACAAGATTAACAGGACTTTCTAAAGAGCAAATTATAGGAAAAATATGTACGGTTGATATTGCACAAGGAGAAAGTATTCATTTGAAGGTTTTAAAGACAAAAAAACCTGTAAAAAATGCTAGGCTAAAGGTAGGACCAGCTAGAAAAACTGTACTAGCAGATGCTGCACCTATTATTGTTGATGGAGAGCTAAGGGGAAGTGTGGCAGTACTGCATGATTTGACAGAGATTAAAAGGCTTACCTATGAATTAGATCAAGCAAAACAAATTATAAGAAAGTTAGAAGCAAAATATACCTTTGAGGATATTGTTGGAGAAGATGAGCAATTAATATCTGCTATTGATAGAGCTAAAAGAGTAGCTGTTACTCCTGCAACTGTACTTCTTAGGGGAGAGAGTGGAACAGGAAAAGAATTATTTGCTCATGCAATTCATAATGCAAGTAATAGAAAATATAGACAATTTGTTCGGGTAAACTGTGCAGCAATCAGTGAAAATTTATTAGAAAGTGAATTGTTTGGTTATGAAGAAGGAGCATTTACAGGAGCTAGAAAGGGAGGAAGAAAAGGCTTATTTGAACAGGCTAATGGAGGAACCATCTTTCTTGATGAAATAGGAGAGATTAGTTTAAGTACACAGGCTAAGCTATTAAGAGTATTACAGGAAAAAGAAGTGGTTAGAGTCGGTGGAAATAGACCTATTTCTATTGATGTAAGGATTATTGCTGCTACGAACTTAGACTTAGAAAGAGCAATAAAGCAAGGAAAATTTCGAGAGGATCTTTATTATAGATTAAATGTGATTCCTATTATTATACCACCCCTTAGACACCATAAGAAAGACATTCCTTTATTGGTAAAGCATTTTATTAATAAATATAATCAAGAATATGGAAGGTTTGTTCAGACTATATCATCTGATGCTTTAAATATTTTAAAAAATTTAGACTGGCCAGGTAATATAAGGGAGCTAGAAAACTTTATTGGACGTGCAATGATTAATATGAAATTTAATGAAATGATTATTAGGGCGAAGCATCTTGCTACAACAGAAAGGAAAATACCTAAAGAGGATATAGATAGCTATGAAAGAGAAGATATAACCAATAAAACGTTAGAAGAAGTTGTAGCAGAAAGTGAAAAAAAATATATTTTAACTGTATTGAGAAATAATAATTACAATAGAACTAATACGGCAAAACATTTAGGAATATCAATAAGAAATTTATATTATAAATTAAAGAAATATGATATAGAAATATAA
- a CDS encoding CdaR family protein translates to MKTIWKKIKSNIANSRFFQRNTTAKMISIVFAIVMWLYVMGEVNPQSIIELTNVEVQLLNLQDLEQSGLIVVGQKDFTVNVKIGGRRNDIYKIRPQDIVARADLRGFHKGVNSVPVEISTPANASIVDLSPKQIKITLDEVVKRQKIVMVQPIGMSAEGFEPDKASISPSEVIVEGPESLVNTVTMVIADVNVADKEADVIQRIPVKAVNREGKEVNGVEVKNKYVDVKLPILRIKEVPIVISYEGKVKEGFKITSKILSQDKVIVKGRKEIIEGITEIKAKPVNINQLDKSIKKEIDLVLPDGISIPYLEKKPTVFISVEKIEDKTFTFSKEEVKIENLKKDYVADLSKFPEKINFHVYAIESMIDKIHKEDIKLFIDGKDLEEGLYVIDIQYDLSKKVEKVEMIPEEVDLIIESIKLNEEADIEGNGL, encoded by the coding sequence ATGAAGACTATTTGGAAAAAAATTAAAAGTAATATAGCTAATAGTAGATTTTTTCAGAGAAATACTACTGCAAAAATGATTTCAATTGTTTTTGCTATTGTTATGTGGCTTTATGTAATGGGAGAAGTAAATCCTCAAAGTATTATTGAACTTACTAATGTAGAAGTACAGTTACTAAATTTACAAGATTTAGAGCAGTCAGGCTTAATCGTTGTTGGGCAGAAGGATTTTACAGTAAATGTTAAAATTGGTGGCAGAAGAAATGATATCTATAAGATTCGTCCACAAGATATAGTAGCTAGGGCAGATTTAAGAGGATTTCATAAAGGGGTAAATAGTGTACCTGTTGAGATAAGTACCCCAGCAAATGCGAGTATTGTAGATTTATCTCCAAAACAAATAAAGATTACATTAGATGAAGTTGTAAAAAGACAAAAAATAGTTATGGTACAACCTATCGGCATGTCTGCTGAAGGCTTTGAACCTGATAAAGCTAGTATATCTCCTAGCGAAGTGATTGTGGAAGGGCCTGAAAGCCTTGTAAATACTGTAACAATGGTTATAGCAGATGTGAATGTAGCTGATAAAGAAGCAGATGTTATACAGAGAATACCTGTTAAGGCCGTAAATAGAGAAGGCAAAGAAGTAAATGGAGTAGAGGTAAAAAACAAATATGTAGATGTAAAATTACCTATATTAAGGATAAAAGAAGTACCAATAGTCATATCTTATGAAGGAAAAGTAAAGGAAGGCTTTAAAATAACAAGTAAGATTTTAAGTCAAGATAAGGTAATTGTGAAAGGAAGAAAAGAAATTATAGAAGGAATTACTGAAATAAAGGCAAAACCTGTGAATATTAATCAATTAGATAAATCTATTAAAAAAGAGATAGATTTAGTTTTGCCAGATGGTATTAGCATACCTTATTTAGAGAAAAAACCAACAGTATTTATATCCGTTGAGAAAATAGAAGACAAAACATTTACATTTTCAAAAGAAGAAGTAAAAATAGAGAATTTAAAGAAAGATTATGTAGCAGATTTAAGTAAATTCCCTGAAAAGATAAATTTTCATGTATATGCTATTGAAAGTATGATTGATAAAATTCATAAAGAAGATATAAAGCTTTTTATAGATGGAAAGGATTTAGAAGAAGGATTGTATGTTATTGACATTCAATATGATCTATCTAAGAAAGTTGAAAAGGTTGAGATGATCCCTGAGGAAGTAGATCTTATTATAGAAAGTATAAAGCTAAATGAGGAAGCGGATATTGAGGGGAACGGTCTATGA
- the cdaA gene encoding diadenylate cyclase CdaA — protein sequence MFILKEVLEIFSNIGIRDVIDMTIVAFVFYKLLMLIRHTSAEQVLKGLVVLLIATKISELLRLYVTNWILKNAMTLGMIALLIVFQPELRRALEHIGRTKFFTKSIVEMSREDVSNNIEEIVEAVTYLSRKKIGALIVIERETGIGDVMETGTFIHGDISSGLLINIFIPNTPLHDGAVVIRKDKIMAASCVLPLTENPNLSKELGTRHRAGIGITEKCDAVVIMVSEETGSISVAIDGKISRYLDAKTLRSILKNVYKPENQKPLFRWKWRQKDEDYLEKN from the coding sequence GTGTTTATATTGAAAGAGGTATTGGAGATTTTTTCAAATATAGGAATAAGAGATGTAATCGATATGACGATTGTAGCTTTTGTTTTTTATAAATTATTGATGCTTATTCGTCATACAAGTGCTGAGCAGGTTTTAAAAGGATTAGTAGTATTACTAATTGCTACAAAGATTAGTGAATTGCTAAGGCTTTATGTTACAAATTGGATTTTAAAAAATGCGATGACTCTTGGGATGATTGCATTGCTTATTGTATTTCAGCCCGAGTTAAGACGAGCCCTTGAACATATAGGAAGAACCAAATTCTTTACAAAGTCTATTGTAGAGATGTCTCGTGAGGATGTAAGCAATAATATTGAGGAAATAGTTGAAGCAGTGACATATTTATCAAGAAAAAAGATTGGAGCATTAATTGTAATAGAGAGAGAAACAGGGATTGGAGATGTAATGGAAACAGGAACTTTTATTCATGGAGATATTTCTTCTGGACTTCTTATTAATATATTCATTCCTAATACACCTCTTCACGATGGTGCAGTAGTCATAAGAAAAGATAAAATAATGGCTGCTAGTTGTGTATTACCACTTACAGAAAATCCAAATTTAAGCAAAGAATTGGGAACAAGACATAGAGCTGGTATAGGAATTACTGAAAAATGTGATGCAGTTGTTATTATGGTTTCTGAAGAAACAGGTTCTATATCAGTAGCTATAGATGGAAAAATTTCTAGATATTTAGATGCAAAAACATTAAGATCTATCTTAAAGAATGTATATAAGCCTGAAAACCAAAAGCCTTTATTTAGATGGAAGTGGAGGCAAAAAGATGAAGACTATTTGGAAAAAAATTAA
- a CDS encoding BON domain-containing protein has protein sequence MNKKRVNKIIDGKIPSKDDLIVDSIKDQLEEKMQASAMDINVFCKDGYVHMSGMVDVLSEKKTAESIAKDIEGVKKIENKITVAMDSNITDKHMEKEVINQLQNKKNLLGVGVKVEDGVANLLGSANTLKDAHSAMAVASEVRGIKDVVNNIKISNAEYDDAQINSHVTQSLSTTNLSYKDIAHSVNNGKLTLSGYVNSKEEMELAKEIAMGVEGVKKVINKLKIRK, from the coding sequence ATGAATAAAAAACGCGTTAATAAAATAATAGATGGTAAAATTCCTAGCAAAGACGATTTAATTGTCGATTCAATTAAAGATCAACTCGAAGAAAAAATGCAAGCAAGTGCAATGGATATTAATGTATTTTGCAAAGATGGCTATGTTCATATGTCTGGTATGGTAGATGTTCTTTCTGAAAAAAAGACAGCAGAATCTATTGCTAAAGATATTGAAGGTGTCAAAAAAATTGAAAATAAAATCACCGTTGCAATGGACAGCAATATAACAGATAAACACATGGAAAAAGAAGTAATTAATCAATTGCAAAACAAAAAAAATCTTTTAGGCGTTGGAGTAAAAGTAGAAGATGGTGTTGCCAATCTTTTAGGTTCTGCAAATACCTTAAAGGATGCTCATAGTGCTATGGCTGTTGCATCTGAAGTTAGAGGAATAAAAGATGTTGTAAACAATATAAAAATATCAAATGCAGAATATGATGATGCACAGATAAACAGTCACGTAACACAATCTCTTAGCACTACAAATCTAAGCTATAAAGACATTGCTCATTCAGTGAATAATGGAAAATTAACCCTGAGTGGCTATGTAAATAGCAAAGAAGAAATGGAACTTGCAAAAGAAATTGCAATGGGAGTAGAAGGGGTTAAAAAAGTCATTAACAAACTGAAAATAAGAAAATAA
- the ade gene encoding adenine deaminase: protein MRKDIIDIAAGRRKASLVLKNSNVINVFTEEIIKADIAIEEGIIIGIGTYDGEEEIDLDGKYVAPGLIDGHVHIESSMVTPAEFARAIVPRGTTTIIADPHEIANVCGLEGIKYILDESEDIFLSVYIMLPSCVPATSFENAGAVLDAEKLKELINHPRVLGLGELMDYEAVINAEEKILEKIKIAKDKIIDGHGPVILGKELNAYVLAGVKTEHECSSLEEMFNRLRLGMYVQIREGSAARNLETLIQGVTKENMRRCLFCTDDRHPEDLLLYGHIDNNIRKAIKHGMDPVAAINMATLNVSECYGLKNIGAIAPGYKADLIVLDDLERFNITKVYKEGKCVAENKKALFSTKVKYNPSVLDTVHVGQIDLEKLQIHINSDIANVIKILPHSLITKKVVRKIETEKGKFKFNKQLDILKMAVIERHKETGNIGLALVEDFKLKNGAIASTVAHDSHNLIVIGDNDEDMLIAINEIIKYSGGITICSNGKVLKTLPLPIAGLMSDMSIEKVDTTLKEMMKIAYDLGVNKKIDPFMTLAFLALPVIPEIKLTDMGLFDVTKFDLIDLNVE, encoded by the coding sequence ATGAGGAAAGATATAATCGACATTGCTGCAGGAAGAAGAAAAGCATCTTTAGTACTCAAAAATAGTAATGTTATAAATGTATTTACGGAAGAAATTATAAAGGCTGATATTGCAATTGAAGAAGGAATTATTATAGGAATAGGTACATATGATGGAGAAGAAGAAATCGATTTAGATGGTAAATATGTAGCTCCTGGACTTATTGATGGACATGTGCATATAGAATCTTCTATGGTTACACCAGCAGAATTTGCAAGGGCGATTGTACCAAGAGGAACTACTACAATTATTGCAGACCCTCATGAAATTGCAAATGTATGTGGATTAGAAGGAATAAAGTATATACTTGATGAAAGTGAAGATATTTTTTTATCTGTATATATTATGCTTCCTTCTTGTGTACCAGCTACATCATTTGAAAATGCAGGAGCTGTTTTAGACGCAGAAAAATTAAAAGAATTGATTAATCATCCTAGGGTTTTGGGGTTAGGAGAATTAATGGACTATGAGGCAGTAATAAATGCTGAAGAAAAAATACTAGAAAAAATTAAAATTGCTAAAGATAAAATAATCGATGGGCATGGACCGGTTATTTTAGGAAAAGAATTGAATGCTTATGTATTAGCAGGTGTCAAAACAGAACATGAGTGTAGCAGTTTAGAAGAAATGTTTAATAGATTGAGACTAGGCATGTATGTACAAATAAGAGAAGGTTCTGCTGCTAGAAATTTAGAAACTTTGATACAAGGTGTAACGAAGGAAAATATGAGAAGATGTTTATTTTGTACTGATGATAGGCATCCAGAAGACCTTTTGCTGTATGGTCATATTGACAACAATATAAGGAAGGCAATTAAACATGGAATGGATCCTGTAGCTGCAATAAATATGGCTACTTTAAATGTTTCTGAGTGTTATGGACTTAAAAATATAGGGGCTATTGCTCCTGGATATAAGGCAGACTTGATTGTGCTTGATGATTTAGAAAGATTTAATATAACAAAGGTATATAAAGAAGGAAAATGTGTTGCAGAGAATAAAAAAGCATTATTTTCTACAAAAGTAAAATATAATCCTTCTGTTTTAGATACAGTTCATGTTGGACAAATAGATTTAGAAAAGCTTCAGATTCATATTAATTCAGATATTGCAAATGTTATAAAGATATTGCCCCATAGCTTAATTACCAAAAAAGTAGTAAGAAAAATAGAAACAGAAAAAGGGAAATTTAAATTTAACAAACAATTAGATATACTAAAAATGGCTGTGATAGAAAGACATAAAGAAACTGGAAATATAGGATTGGCATTAGTAGAAGATTTTAAATTAAAAAATGGTGCAATTGCTTCTACTGTTGCACATGATTCTCATAATCTTATTGTTATTGGAGATAATGATGAAGACATGCTTATTGCAATTAATGAAATAATAAAATATAGCGGAGGCATTACTATTTGTTCAAATGGAAAAGTTTTAAAAACATTGCCATTGCCTATTGCAGGGCTTATGTCGGATATGTCTATTGAAAAGGTAGATACTACATTAAAAGAGATGATGAAGATAGCTTATGATTTAGGGGTAAATAAAAAAATTGATCCATTTATGACATTAGCTTTTCTTGCATTGCCAGTTATTCCAGAGATAAAATTAACAGATATGGGGTTATTTGATGTGACAAAATTTGATCTTATTGATTTGAATGTAGAATGA
- a CDS encoding xanthine dehydrogenase family protein molybdopterin-binding subunit, with translation MKKRGKGIGVSFYGTGYGNGFPDVSNAIAEVDKKGNVTIYVGATEVGQGAKTVLIQIAAEVLGLKVDDIEIVCEDTSKTPDSGTAAASRQTYNTGNAVKKAADGLKRELLKRAKDYLKLNTILGLKMKDKRIYLDSFPQKSVCFKELVQNEKIKVKGTFKAKTTKIDDETGQGAPYYPYTFNCYGVEVEVDTQTGVVEVIRGVCAQDVGIAINPELIEGQIDGGFAMGVGYGIMENIDCINGRIINNKLSKYLIPTALDMPDLEKIIIEDPEPTAPFGAKGIGEPVIIPVVPAILNAVYDAIGVRLYEIPITPEKILKALKEEGREQ, from the coding sequence ATGAAAAAAAGGGGAAAGGGGATAGGGGTATCTTTTTATGGAACGGGTTATGGTAATGGCTTTCCTGATGTGTCTAATGCTATAGCAGAAGTAGATAAAAAAGGAAATGTTACTATTTATGTTGGTGCAACAGAGGTTGGACAGGGAGCAAAGACTGTTCTTATACAGATTGCGGCTGAAGTTTTAGGATTAAAAGTAGATGATATTGAAATTGTTTGTGAAGACACCTCAAAAACCCCAGACTCTGGTACGGCTGCAGCAAGCAGGCAAACATATAATACAGGAAATGCTGTAAAAAAAGCTGCAGACGGTTTAAAAAGGGAATTATTAAAAAGGGCAAAAGATTATCTTAAACTAAATACTATATTAGGATTGAAAATGAAAGATAAGAGGATTTATTTAGATTCGTTTCCGCAAAAATCTGTTTGCTTTAAGGAGTTAGTACAGAATGAAAAAATAAAAGTAAAAGGGACATTTAAAGCTAAAACAACTAAAATTGATGATGAAACAGGGCAAGGAGCACCTTATTATCCTTATACGTTTAACTGTTATGGAGTTGAGGTAGAAGTAGATACTCAAACAGGCGTTGTAGAAGTAATTAGAGGAGTTTGTGCTCAAGATGTGGGAATAGCTATTAATCCTGAACTGATTGAAGGACAGATTGATGGAGGCTTTGCTATGGGAGTAGGCTATGGTATTATGGAAAATATAGATTGTATAAATGGTAGAATAATCAATAATAAATTATCAAAATACTTGATTCCCACAGCTTTAGATATGCCAGATTTGGAAAAAATTATAATAGAAGATCCAGAACCGACAGCTCCATTTGGAGCTAAGGGAATTGGAGAACCAGTTATAATTCCTGTAGTACCAGCAATATTAAATGCAGTATATGATGCTATAGGAGTTAGATTATATGAAATTCCAATTACACCAGAGAAGATTTTAAAGGCACTTAAAGAAGAAGGAAGGGAGCAATAA
- a CDS encoding xanthine dehydrogenase family protein molybdopterin-binding subunit, producing the protein MKPFKIVRSRVIRVDGKSKVKGEAIYPQDIYLEGMLYGKTLRSTKPHAMIRIDKKEAEKLDGVVKILTYEDVEGKNHHGVLFKDHEVFCSKKVRRIGDPIAFVIAKSEKVAIRACEMIKVKYKELEAVFDPCEAMKDTAPKIHGESNIVYHYKCRKGNVEDGFKKSDLIIERNYKTSMVDPAFLQPEAGVSYIDKEGRICVCVATQYPHFDQIEVAEALGVELDKVKIINPAVGGAFGGREDITLQIHLALGAYFTKRPVKAVYTREESFYAHGKRHPIIMKYKTGVDKKGKLLAMEATLIGDTGAYASWAVNVMRKAGIHATGPYEIPNVKIDSYAVYTNNPFCGAMRGFGATQVPIASEQQMDIMAEKLGIDPIKFRLLNCFKKGSVTANGQVLNESVPLSRCIEEVKNRMFLD; encoded by the coding sequence ATGAAGCCTTTTAAAATAGTCAGAAGTCGGGTAATACGGGTAGATGGAAAATCAAAGGTTAAGGGGGAAGCAATATATCCTCAAGACATATATTTAGAAGGTATGTTATATGGAAAAACTCTTAGATCTACAAAGCCGCATGCAATGATTAGAATAGATAAAAAAGAAGCTGAAAAATTAGATGGTGTAGTAAAGATTCTTACCTATGAAGATGTAGAAGGAAAGAATCATCACGGGGTATTATTTAAGGATCATGAGGTGTTTTGCTCTAAAAAAGTACGTAGAATAGGAGATCCAATTGCATTTGTAATCGCAAAATCAGAAAAAGTGGCAATAAGAGCATGTGAGATGATAAAAGTAAAATACAAAGAGCTTGAAGCTGTTTTTGATCCTTGTGAAGCTATGAAGGATACTGCTCCTAAAATTCATGGAGAAAGCAATATAGTATATCATTACAAATGCAGAAAAGGGAATGTAGAGGATGGATTTAAAAAATCTGATTTGATTATAGAAAGAAATTATAAAACTTCAATGGTAGATCCTGCATTTTTACAGCCCGAAGCTGGTGTTTCTTATATAGACAAAGAAGGAAGAATTTGTGTTTGTGTAGCTACACAATATCCTCACTTTGATCAAATAGAGGTGGCAGAGGCCCTAGGAGTAGAATTAGATAAGGTAAAAATTATAAATCCAGCTGTAGGGGGAGCTTTTGGAGGAAGAGAAGATATTACTTTGCAAATACATTTAGCTTTAGGTGCATATTTTACAAAAAGACCAGTTAAAGCAGTCTATACAAGAGAAGAGTCATTTTATGCTCATGGGAAAAGACATCCAATTATTATGAAATATAAAACTGGTGTAGATAAGAAAGGAAAACTTTTGGCGATGGAAGCGACACTTATAGGAGATACGGGAGCATATGCATCTTGGGCTGTAAATGTAATGAGAAAAGCAGGCATACATGCTACAGGTCCTTATGAAATTCCAAATGTGAAGATTGATAGCTATGCTGTTTATACTAATAATCCTTTTTGTGGTGCTATGAGAGGTTTTGGGGCTACACAGGTACCTATAGCTTCAGAACAACAAATGGATATAATGGCTGAAAAACTTGGAATAGATCCTATTAAATTTAGGTTACTAAACTGTTTTAAAAAAGGAAGTGTAACTGCAAATGGACAGGTGCTAAATGAAAGTGTACCACTTTCTAGATGTATAGAAGAAGTAAAAAATAGAATGTTTTTAGACTAG
- a CDS encoding (2Fe-2S)-binding protein — MKKISLIINNKKYTLDVSYDLRLIDLLRDKLNLTGTKEGCGEGECGACTVIMNGRTVNSCLVLAHQADGSNITTIEGVADGEKLHPIQEAFLEKGAVQCGFCTPGMVLSAKALLDKNHNPSREEIREGVSGNLCRCTGYNKIVEAVELAAEKMRGEQK; from the coding sequence GTGAAAAAAATCAGTCTTATAATTAATAATAAAAAGTATACGTTAGATGTTTCTTATGATTTAAGATTGATTGATTTATTAAGAGATAAACTAAATCTTACAGGAACAAAAGAAGGATGCGGAGAGGGAGAATGTGGTGCTTGTACAGTTATAATGAACGGAAGGACTGTCAATTCGTGTTTAGTTTTAGCACACCAAGCAGATGGGAGCAATATTACTACAATAGAGGGAGTTGCAGATGGAGAGAAGCTACATCCTATTCAAGAGGCTTTTTTAGAAAAGGGAGCTGTCCAATGTGGATTTTGTACCCCTGGTATGGTATTATCAGCAAAAGCATTACTAGATAAAAACCATAATCCTTCAAGGGAAGAAATTAGAGAAGGAGTATCAGGAAATTTATGTAGATGTACAGGATATAACAAAATTGTAGAAGCTGTTGAACTGGCTGCTGAAAAGATGAGAGGGGAACAAAAATGA
- a CDS encoding FAD binding domain-containing protein yields the protein MIKDYIKPSTLEEGLEILERYGENIRILAGGTDLIIDLRKNKDDRNIIMDIGKIEELKFINVNNDLIMIGAGTRFIDILENQTIKNKVYCLWKACKQIGSPQIRNMATIGGNICNASAAADAIPPLLALDSKLLIIGKGKKRWIPLKEFYIGKVNICKDEILYGIQFKIPKESEGTSFEKLGLRKALAISRISCAVYISLKENIIKDIKIATGALGKYPQREFKIEDILKDKRVSNALLEEAKDKISIIVKERLKGRSSMEFKKEAVKGLFLKAFEDALKGAIK from the coding sequence ATGATTAAAGATTATATAAAACCCTCCACATTAGAAGAAGGGTTAGAGATTTTGGAGCGTTATGGAGAAAATATAAGAATACTTGCTGGAGGAACTGACTTAATAATTGATTTGCGAAAAAATAAAGATGATAGAAATATAATAATGGATATTGGAAAAATAGAAGAATTAAAGTTTATAAATGTTAATAATGATTTAATTATGATAGGGGCAGGAACAAGGTTTATAGATATTTTGGAGAATCAAACTATAAAAAATAAGGTCTATTGTTTATGGAAGGCTTGCAAGCAAATAGGTTCACCACAGATTCGAAATATGGCTACTATTGGAGGAAATATTTGTAATGCATCTGCTGCAGCAGATGCTATCCCTCCTTTATTGGCATTAGATTCAAAGCTTTTGATTATAGGAAAAGGAAAGAAAAGGTGGATTCCATTAAAAGAATTTTATATAGGAAAGGTTAATATATGTAAAGATGAAATTTTATATGGAATACAATTTAAGATTCCTAAAGAGAGTGAAGGGACTTCATTTGAAAAGCTAGGACTTAGAAAAGCGTTGGCTATTTCAAGAATTTCTTGTGCTGTATATATATCATTAAAAGAGAATATTATTAAAGATATAAAAATAGCCACAGGAGCTTTAGGTAAATATCCACAAAGAGAATTTAAAATAGAGGATATATTAAAGGATAAAAGGGTGAGTAATGCTTTATTAGAGGAGGCTAAAGATAAAATCAGTATTATTGTGAAAGAGAGGCTAAAAGGAAGAAGTTCGATGGAATTTAAAAAAGAGGCAGTTAAAGGATTGTTTTTGAAAGCTTTTGAGGATGCGTTAAAGGGGGCAATAAAGTGA